The Archangium primigenium genomic interval CTCCGGCGTGCACGTAGCGGCCGGCGACCACGCCGTCGAAGGGGGCCCGGAGGCTCGCCTCGCCCACCTGCTGGCGCAGCTGGCTCACGCGCGCCTCCTGTTCGAGCACCTTGGCGCGCGCCACCTCCAGCTTCGCCGCCGCCATGCGCAGCTCGTAGCGCGCCACGGACAGCTCCTCGGCCGAGAGCGCCTGCAGGCGCAGCTGCTCCGGGGACTCGCGCCGCTCCAGGCGCTCGCGCGACTGCTCCAGTGACAGCCCCGCCATCTCCAGCTCCGCCTTGCTCGAGAGCTGGCCCGCCTCGGCGATGGCCAGGTCCTCGCGCAGCCGCCGCGCATCCAGCGTCACCAGCACGTCGCCCTGGCGCACCACGCTGCCCACCTGCACCCGCACGCTGTCCACCCGCGCCTCCAGCCGCGAGGCCACGTCCAGCGCCTCCTCGGCGACGAGCACGCCCAGCCACCCCTCCCCGTTCTCGGCCGCGCGCAGCGCCGGACGCTCCGGGGCCACCACACGGGGCGCTTCGGCCGGACGAGCGGGGGGCGCCGTCTGGCGCAGCGAGGCCACGGCGCCCACGAGGGCCAGCACGCCCAGTCCCAGCCCACCCATGAACGCTCGTGGCCCCATGTGCCCTCCAGCATATCCCAGCGCTCTCACGCCCTCCTATGCCCAGGTGCGCCGCCCGCTCGCCTGGGAAGGTTTGCCTCGGGCCTTTGCGGTTGATAGACGTGTCAGTCGAAAACACGGGATGGGCCAGGACATGCCACGCACGGCACAGCAGGTGGAGCAGCTCAAGGGCGAGCGCCGACAGGCCCTGCTCGCGGTGGCGCGCCGGGTGTTCGCGCGCAAGGGGCTGGCCGCCACGAAGATTGGCGAGATCGCCGCCGAGGTGGGCATCAGCTACGGGCTCGTCTACCACTACTTCCCCCAGAAGGAGTCGCTGTTCGCCGCGGCGCTCGAGGACACCCTGCAGCACTGGGACGTGTTCCTCGCGGAGGTGCGGCGCCAGGCCCACACGCCCTGGGAGCGGCTGGAGACGGTGTGCACGCGGATGATCCACGGCGTGCACGAGAGCCCCGAGTCGCTCTTCCTCGTCGTGCGCGCGCTCACCGAGGACGACGCGCCCCCGCTGGTGCGCGACGCGCTGCGCCTCTACCGGCAGCGGGTGCTCGAGCAGGTCGCGGCGCTCATCGAGGAGGGCCAGCGCGCGGGCTCGGTCCTGCCCGGCGCCCCGCTGGATCTCGCGCGCGCCTTGATGGCCCTGTTGCATGGGCTCGCGCTCAGCCGGGCGGTGGACGAGGACCTGCCCCCGCCTCCGCTCGAGGTGTTGCTGCGGCTGCTCAAGGCGCCCCCCGCTCCCGAGAAGAAACGGCGCACGACCCGCGCCCCCCGTTCCCGGCGATGAGCCGGGCCCGTCGCAGTCCGACCCTGACTCCCCCCACGAGACGAGCATGCGCAGAAGCCTCCCCCTGACCCTGGCCACCTGTCTGACCCTGACGAGCGGTTCCGTCCTCGCCGCCCCGCCGGCCCCCGCCGCCCCCACCTACCGCCAGGAGGTGGTCGTCGCCGGCTCGCCCTTCCAGGGCGTGCATGGCCTCGCGCTCGATGGGAAGGGGCATCTGCTCGCCAGCAACCTGCTCGGCCAGACCGTGCACACCATCGACCTGGCCACCGGCAAGGTGTCCCCCCTGGTGGGCCCGCCGCAGGGCGGCGCGGACGACGTGACCGTGGGCCCCGATGGCTCCGTCTACTGGACCGGCTACTTCGCCGGCCAACTGATGCGGCGCACGCCGGATGGCAAGACGCGCGTGCTGGCCAAGAACCTGCCGGGCCTCAACTCGCTGGCGTTCCGCAAGGACGGCCGGCTCTACGTCACCCAGCTGGGCCGGGGCGTCGACGCGCTGTCCGAGGCGGACCCCAGCGGCAAGAAGCCGCCCCGCACGGTCATCGCCGATCCGGGCTTCCTCAACGGCTTCGAGTTCGGTCCGGACGACAACCTCTACGGCCCGCTGCTGCTCAAGGGGCAGGTCGTCCGGGTGGACGTGGACACGGGCACCCTCGAGACCGTGGCGGGAGGCTTCGCGATGCCGGTCGCGGTCAACTTCGACACGAGCCGCGAGCACCTCTTCGTGCTCGACTCGGTGAAGGGCGAGCTGGTGCGCGTGCGCGTGGCCACGGGGGACAAGGAGGTCGTCGCGAAGCTGCCCACGGGCCTGGACAACCTGACGGTCGGTCCCGACAACCTCGTGTACGTGTCCAACATGGTCGACAACGACATCCGCGTGGTCAACCCCGCGGACGGCTCGGTGAAGCCCGTCGTCGAGGCGCGGCTGAGCGTGCCCTCGGGCCTGGCCGTCGCGCCGGATGATCCCGAGGAGCGGCTGTACGTGGCGGACGTGTACGCCCTGCGCCGCGTGGGCGGCAAGGACGGCGCCATCTCCCAGACGACGCGTGTGCTCTCCAGCCGCATGACCTTCCCGATGAACGTGAGCCTGAGCGCCCAGCACGTGGTGCTCAGCAGCGCCTACCTGGCCAGCCTCCAGGTGCTGGACCGGGCCTCGGGCGACATCCTGCGCACCATCCCCAACACGAACGGCGTCCAGGGCGCGCTGGAGCTCGCCGATGGCACGCTGCTCGTCGCCGAGGCCGCCAAGGGCCGGCTCGTGCGCATCGCCGCCGACGAGGCCGCGACGAGCACGGTGCTCGCCGAGGGGCTCGCGGGTCCAGTGGGCCTCGTGGCCGACACGGAGGCCGCGGAGCCCGGGGTGTACGTCACCGAGGTGGACTCGGGGAAGGTGACGCGGGTGCGCCTGGCGGACGGGAACAAGCGCACGGTGGCCAAGGGCCTCAAGGCCCCCGAGGGCATCGCCCGTCATCCCGATGGCGGGCTCATCGTCGCCGAGGTGGGCGCCAAGCGGCTGGTGCGCATCGATCCGGCCACGGGGCGCTCCACGGTGATCGCCCAGGACCTGAACATCGGGCTGCCGCGGGTGGGGGATCTGCCGCCGGGCTACCTCCCCACCGGCGTCGCGGTGGGCGGCTCGGGCACCATCTACATGTCCTCCGACAAGGAGAGCGCGCTCTACCGCTTCGTGCCCGTGCGCTGACGCGGGCCTCGGGGGGCCCTCACCCCTGGGGAGAAACGACCGAGGCGCGATGGCCTCCCGGCGCTGTACCGGGAGCCCACCGTGCCTCGCATGTCCGGTGCCTCGCCCGTCGGTTAGTTGGGGGGGCAGAAGACGATGTCGAAGTCCTCGGCGTTGCAGGCCGCCATGGGGCCCGCGTCGTCACCGGACCAGGAGTAGGACTGCGAGCACATGGCGTCGAAGTGGCGCGCCACGGGGCTGTTGGGGTTGTCGCGGTCGCGGCTCACGCAGGCGATGACCTGCCCGGCGGCGTTGCGCAGCTTGCCCACGTCCGGGCAGCCCGCGAGGATGTCCATGGGGCAGCTGCGCGTCTGACCGTTGCAGGTCGTCCCGCCCGCCAGATCATAGGGGACGATCTTCAGGGGCAGGTTGACCGCGTCCACGTGGCTGAGGTTGAACCAGTCCCAGCTGTTGTACTGGTAGAACACCTCGTTGAAGCCGAACTCCGCCAGCGAGTGGTGCTCGAAGCCCGGGTC includes:
- a CDS encoding gluconolaconase gives rise to the protein MRRSLPLTLATCLTLTSGSVLAAPPAPAAPTYRQEVVVAGSPFQGVHGLALDGKGHLLASNLLGQTVHTIDLATGKVSPLVGPPQGGADDVTVGPDGSVYWTGYFAGQLMRRTPDGKTRVLAKNLPGLNSLAFRKDGRLYVTQLGRGVDALSEADPSGKKPPRTVIADPGFLNGFEFGPDDNLYGPLLLKGQVVRVDVDTGTLETVAGGFAMPVAVNFDTSREHLFVLDSVKGELVRVRVATGDKEVVAKLPTGLDNLTVGPDNLVYVSNMVDNDIRVVNPADGSVKPVVEARLSVPSGLAVAPDDPEERLYVADVYALRRVGGKDGAISQTTRVLSSRMTFPMNVSLSAQHVVLSSAYLASLQVLDRASGDILRTIPNTNGVQGALELADGTLLVAEAAKGRLVRIAADEAATSTVLAEGLAGPVGLVADTEAAEPGVYVTEVDSGKVTRVRLADGNKRTVAKGLKAPEGIARHPDGGLIVAEVGAKRLVRIDPATGRSTVIAQDLNIGLPRVGDLPPGYLPTGVAVGGSGTIYMSSDKESALYRFVPVR
- a CDS encoding efflux RND transporter periplasmic adaptor subunit; translated protein: MGPRAFMGGLGLGVLALVGAVASLRQTAPPARPAEAPRVVAPERPALRAAENGEGWLGVLVAEEALDVASRLEARVDSVRVQVGSVVRQGDVLVTLDARRLREDLAIAEAGQLSSKAELEMAGLSLEQSRERLERRESPEQLRLQALSAEELSVARYELRMAAAKLEVARAKVLEQEARVSQLRQQVGEASLRAPFDGVVAGRYVHAGALARAGQTLVHLLRSGKSQVRFAIPMREMRAVAVGQPVRVRVPEGGLVLEGQVTQVAPEVDVATRMVFALADVTVRPGSPVPAGSVVRVTVSGEQARAASTGTGN
- a CDS encoding TetR/AcrR family transcriptional regulator; the protein is MPRTAQQVEQLKGERRQALLAVARRVFARKGLAATKIGEIAAEVGISYGLVYHYFPQKESLFAAALEDTLQHWDVFLAEVRRQAHTPWERLETVCTRMIHGVHESPESLFLVVRALTEDDAPPLVRDALRLYRQRVLEQVAALIEEGQRAGSVLPGAPLDLARALMALLHGLALSRAVDEDLPPPPLEVLLRLLKAPPAPEKKRRTTRAPRSRR